In Chitinophaga nivalis, a single genomic region encodes these proteins:
- a CDS encoding TonB-dependent receptor: MRMFLTAIMALCITNIYAQTIIKGSVKDPEGNLVPGASVTIGKNKATTTNDKGEYQFTDLQPGKYTVTFSFIGYETTGNTVHLKEGETRVVQVTLVAAAEQLQHVEIVGRKESGYRNTSSFIGTKTATPLKEVPQSISYVTKELMQDQQSLRVGEVVKNMSGVSQYTSYDDFIIRGFRTQNNGQVQLLNGLRTITGFWKQPLTNYLERVEVIKGPASVLFGNSSPGGIINRVTKKPLMEKRQSLSFSSGSFNTFRGFADFTGPMNTSKTLLYRLNLGYENAQSFRDLQFDKNFIVAPSISFLPNEKTRLNLDVVYNRSMSRLDRGQAVYGNNDIYSVPVSKSLNAANDYLNEDNVMITTSFSHQFNKHIQFNVAYLKTIWDEDLLEHRTANGYAKDSANRELPTLVEMQVLIRKRKVFSDNVSAYFTFDVNTGVIGHKIVTGYDYAQSKMPWGAAQSVANGYRNNTNTAAGAYNKDNPGKFLYETVNGVKRPVPNVPHFDLTSESPYQLFDMSKYFYTKSNYDATFYRTQGIYVQDQLTLGKFQALLGLRYDRYTDFLNYTKKAQQQVVQEALIPRIGLVYTMNRHVNLYATYTEGYNPQTASTINNPNAGGPFDPLLSNLIEAGAKSDWFNDRLSVTLSAYRIRLKNVLYKAGDAGNPDLMRQVGQVESKGIEMDVKGQLTPDWYLTAAYAFNESAIKESPKASEIGRQSPGAPKHQGSVWTKYSIRNGKLKGLGIGAGSNFVTERNVDGNDIQTLPAYTLVNAAIYYKIDRFQLQVNLNNIFNKTYWVGGYDYLRLFPGAPRNWLSTVSYVF, translated from the coding sequence ATGCGAATGTTCCTGACGGCCATCATGGCCCTATGCATCACCAACATCTATGCCCAGACCATCATCAAAGGAAGTGTGAAAGATCCGGAGGGCAACCTGGTACCTGGTGCCAGCGTCACCATCGGAAAAAACAAGGCCACTACCACCAATGATAAAGGGGAATATCAGTTTACAGATCTGCAACCGGGCAAGTATACGGTTACCTTTTCCTTTATCGGATACGAAACCACCGGTAATACCGTACACCTGAAAGAAGGGGAAACCCGCGTGGTACAGGTAACATTGGTAGCTGCCGCCGAACAGCTGCAACACGTGGAAATTGTAGGCCGGAAAGAATCCGGTTACCGCAACACCAGTTCCTTTATAGGCACCAAAACAGCCACACCGCTGAAAGAGGTACCACAATCCATCAGTTACGTTACCAAAGAGCTGATGCAGGACCAGCAGTCTTTACGGGTAGGCGAAGTCGTTAAAAATATGAGTGGGGTCAGTCAGTATACCTCCTATGACGATTTCATCATCCGGGGATTCCGTACCCAGAACAACGGCCAGGTACAGTTGCTGAACGGGCTGCGTACCATCACCGGTTTCTGGAAACAGCCCCTGACCAATTACCTCGAACGGGTAGAAGTGATCAAAGGACCCGCTTCCGTGCTCTTTGGGAACAGCTCTCCCGGTGGTATCATCAACCGGGTAACTAAAAAGCCGTTAATGGAAAAGCGGCAAAGTCTTAGCTTCAGCAGCGGCAGTTTCAATACTTTCCGCGGGTTTGCCGACTTCACCGGACCAATGAATACTTCCAAAACCCTGCTGTACCGCCTGAACCTGGGCTATGAGAATGCACAGAGTTTCCGCGATCTGCAGTTTGATAAAAACTTCATCGTGGCGCCTTCCATCTCTTTTCTGCCCAATGAAAAAACCAGGTTAAACCTGGATGTGGTATACAACCGCAGTATGAGTCGCCTGGATCGCGGCCAGGCTGTTTATGGCAACAACGATATTTATTCGGTACCTGTTTCCAAAAGTCTGAATGCGGCCAACGACTACCTGAATGAAGACAATGTGATGATCACCACTTCCTTTTCCCACCAGTTCAATAAGCATATTCAGTTTAATGTGGCTTACCTGAAAACCATCTGGGACGAAGATTTGCTGGAACACCGCACTGCCAACGGCTATGCTAAAGACAGTGCCAACAGGGAGCTGCCTACGCTGGTTGAAATGCAGGTGCTGATCCGTAAAAGAAAAGTATTCTCTGATAACGTTTCCGCCTATTTTACCTTCGATGTAAATACCGGTGTGATCGGACATAAGATTGTAACCGGGTATGATTATGCGCAATCCAAAATGCCCTGGGGCGCTGCGCAGTCAGTCGCCAACGGTTATCGCAATAATACCAATACCGCTGCCGGCGCCTATAACAAGGACAATCCGGGCAAATTCCTGTATGAAACCGTCAATGGCGTAAAACGTCCGGTGCCCAATGTGCCGCACTTCGACCTGACTTCCGAAAGCCCGTATCAGCTGTTTGATATGAGCAAATACTTTTACACCAAAAGTAACTACGACGCCACCTTTTACCGTACGCAGGGCATATATGTACAGGACCAGCTCACACTGGGTAAATTCCAGGCATTACTGGGCCTGCGCTACGACCGCTATACTGATTTCCTGAACTATACCAAAAAAGCGCAGCAACAGGTGGTACAGGAAGCCCTGATACCAAGAATAGGCCTGGTGTATACGATGAACAGGCATGTGAATCTGTATGCTACCTATACAGAAGGATATAATCCGCAAACAGCATCAACGATCAACAATCCCAATGCCGGCGGTCCGTTTGATCCGCTGCTGAGCAACCTGATAGAGGCAGGCGCTAAAAGCGACTGGTTCAACGATCGCCTGTCGGTGACCCTTTCTGCCTATCGGATCCGGTTGAAAAATGTATTATACAAAGCAGGCGATGCAGGCAACCCGGACCTGATGCGACAGGTAGGGCAGGTGGAATCCAAAGGAATAGAGATGGATGTAAAAGGACAGCTTACACCAGACTGGTACCTCACTGCCGCTTATGCCTTTAATGAATCTGCCATCAAAGAAAGTCCGAAAGCCAGTGAAATCGGCCGGCAAAGTCCCGGTGCTCCGAAACACCAGGGAAGCGTGTGGACCAAATACAGTATCCGTAACGGAAAACTGAAAGGGCTGGGCATCGGCGCCGGCAGCAACTTTGTAACGGAGCGTAATGTGGATGGCAATGACATACAGACGTTGCCTGCCTATACGCTGGTGAACGCAGCGATCTACTATAAGATTGATAGGTTCCAGTTACAGGTAAACCTGAATAATATTTTCAATAAAACCTACTGGGTCGGTGGGTATGATTATCTTCGCCTGTTTCCGGGAGCGCCACGCAACTGGTTGTCGACGGTGTCTTATGTATTCTGA
- a CDS encoding PepSY-associated TM helix domain-containing protein: MIKRFKKITGQLHLWLGLASGLVVFIVTVTGSMLVFEKELDPLINKDRYFVAHQPGEARLSLDSLLRQVARAQPALQVTRLEIETHDPDRPLMLLATRKKELYRMAVDPYTAKVVSVIPEDKRFFSIIVHLHRYLLAGKTGKAITGVSCIIFICLIISGLILWWPKKWKGLKQRLSIKNSGNRKRFIWDLHAVGGFYIHALILVIALTGLTWSYKWFNNGIFLVMDGKPPAANKAPANRVMQAAGDGFYESLYNKANVALPYNGRVTLLIPAGDSTAVTVSKENHEAAVPNVVDFLYYEKGTGTLLKAMPYAKQTAGMKVRRMIYPIHTGSIFGWPTKLLAFFSCLFAASLPVTGLLVWLNRRKKKTKSVPPRKAANLAVAPIPRPVE; this comes from the coding sequence ATGATTAAACGATTCAAAAAAATAACAGGACAACTGCACTTATGGCTGGGGCTTGCCTCCGGCCTGGTTGTTTTTATCGTAACGGTGACCGGCAGTATGCTGGTATTTGAAAAAGAACTGGATCCGCTGATCAACAAAGACCGGTACTTTGTAGCGCATCAGCCGGGCGAAGCCCGCCTGTCGCTGGATAGCCTGCTCCGGCAGGTTGCCCGGGCACAGCCGGCATTACAGGTAACACGGCTGGAGATAGAAACGCATGATCCCGACCGCCCTTTAATGCTGCTGGCCACCCGCAAAAAGGAATTATACCGGATGGCGGTAGACCCCTATACCGCCAAAGTGGTATCGGTGATACCGGAAGACAAACGCTTTTTTTCGATCATCGTGCACCTGCACCGTTATCTGCTGGCCGGTAAAACCGGTAAAGCCATCACCGGTGTATCCTGTATTATATTTATCTGTCTGATCATATCCGGATTGATATTATGGTGGCCTAAAAAATGGAAAGGACTTAAACAGCGGCTCAGCATCAAAAACAGTGGTAACCGTAAACGGTTCATCTGGGACCTGCATGCTGTAGGCGGTTTTTATATACATGCCCTCATATTGGTGATTGCCTTAACCGGTCTTACCTGGAGTTATAAGTGGTTTAACAACGGCATTTTTTTAGTCATGGATGGTAAGCCGCCCGCTGCCAATAAAGCACCGGCTAACCGGGTTATGCAAGCGGCCGGCGATGGTTTTTATGAATCGCTGTATAACAAAGCCAATGTAGCCTTGCCTTATAATGGCCGGGTCACCCTGTTGATTCCTGCCGGCGACAGCACGGCTGTTACCGTTTCCAAGGAAAACCACGAAGCGGCTGTTCCCAATGTGGTCGACTTCCTGTATTATGAAAAAGGTACTGGTACCCTGCTGAAAGCGATGCCCTATGCAAAACAAACCGCGGGGATGAAGGTCCGCCGCATGATATATCCCATACATACCGGCAGTATTTTTGGCTGGCCTACGAAATTGCTGGCGTTCTTTAGCTGCCTGTTTGCCGCCTCCCTGCCGGTAACCGGTTTATTGGTATGGTTGAACCGCCGGAAGAAAAAAACGAAGTCCGTACCACCCCGGAAAGCAGCTAATCTGGCCGTGGCGCCCATACCCCGGCCGGTGGAATAA
- a CDS encoding VOC family protein: MATTQTLRGLSTICYYVADHEAARKWYTELLGIAPYFERPGYAEFRIGDYQHELGLIDRRYAPPGVKDSQGGVITYWHVDEVQGTLDRLLAMGATLNEPLVERGAGFVTASVLDPWGNVLGIMYNPHYLEILEQRRQPAAEK; the protein is encoded by the coding sequence ATGGCTACTACTCAAACTTTACGTGGACTTTCCACTATCTGTTATTACGTGGCAGATCACGAAGCTGCCCGCAAATGGTACACCGAACTGTTGGGCATAGCGCCTTATTTTGAACGGCCGGGATATGCGGAGTTCAGGATCGGCGACTACCAGCATGAACTGGGATTGATTGACCGCCGTTATGCCCCGCCAGGCGTGAAAGATAGCCAGGGAGGCGTCATTACCTATTGGCATGTGGATGAGGTGCAGGGGACGCTGGACCGGTTGCTCGCCATGGGTGCCACGTTGAATGAGCCGCTGGTGGAACGGGGCGCTGGTTTTGTGACCGCTTCTGTACTGGACCCATGGGGGAATGTACTGGGCATTATGTATAACCCGCATTACCTGGAAATCCTGGAACAACGCAGGCAGCCGGCAGCTGAAAAATAA
- a CDS encoding GNAT family N-acetyltransferase, with the protein MYHVNTLSGQSDISLRPITVKDLPTLTLLANNPAIAATLRDNFPSPYTLHDAQHFLMLMQRGLLGYVWGICSGAALTGVISITPQTDIYRHSAEIGYWLGLPFQGKGIMREAVHLVTTYGFHELQLYRIFGGVFATNEASRQVLLKNGYHLEAIKQQAIIKHGNLQDEHLFVKLKNGESSRTVI; encoded by the coding sequence ATGTACCACGTTAACACCCTTTCGGGCCAGTCCGATATTTCATTAAGACCCATCACGGTGAAGGATCTGCCCACGCTTACCTTACTGGCTAACAACCCTGCCATTGCGGCTACGCTACGGGATAATTTTCCTTCTCCGTACACCCTCCATGATGCGCAACATTTTCTGATGCTCATGCAACGCGGACTGCTGGGCTATGTATGGGGTATCTGCTCCGGGGCGGCGCTCACCGGCGTTATCAGTATTACCCCGCAGACAGATATCTACCGGCATTCCGCAGAAATCGGCTATTGGCTTGGTCTGCCCTTTCAAGGCAAAGGAATTATGCGGGAAGCCGTACATCTGGTCACCACCTACGGCTTCCACGAGCTGCAACTGTACCGTATTTTTGGCGGCGTATTCGCTACCAACGAAGCTTCCCGGCAGGTATTATTAAAAAACGGGTATCACCTGGAAGCAATCAAACAACAAGCGATTATCAAACACGGGAATTTACAGGATGAGCATCTCTTTGTAAAACTAAAAAACGGGGAATCCAGCCGGACCGTGATATAA
- a CDS encoding GNAT family N-acetyltransferase produces MTQAEKHIINNLFECWQYVGQHSRTLATTPSYKTVTPVGSDWPERVFDITPGDDGAILFKEMAVAITEQRLPRLLTFTATESSRYEAALAAAGFVPRMKQMGMIIDLAQVVLPEIPGACTFKAVTNAEEATLFATIAGESFGYRVDGYMTRSLLQPDQRAQLFIGYYEAAPACCGLVFYDEQGYAGLHMIGTLPAFRGKGLAAAITIHLLQQCQKDQRLQVVLHASAAGEPIYTRLGFKPEKEVITWHQAS; encoded by the coding sequence ATGACACAGGCAGAAAAACATATTATCAATAACCTGTTTGAATGCTGGCAATACGTTGGGCAGCATTCCCGTACCCTTGCCACTACGCCATCCTATAAGACGGTAACGCCGGTAGGTTCAGACTGGCCCGAACGCGTGTTTGATATAACTCCTGGCGACGACGGCGCTATATTGTTTAAAGAGATGGCAGTCGCTATCACTGAACAGCGTTTGCCCCGGCTGCTTACCTTCACGGCAACGGAAAGCAGCCGTTATGAAGCGGCGCTGGCAGCGGCAGGTTTTGTACCAAGGATGAAACAAATGGGTATGATCATCGATCTGGCACAGGTAGTATTGCCGGAAATACCCGGCGCCTGTACCTTTAAGGCAGTAACGAATGCGGAAGAAGCAACCCTGTTTGCCACTATTGCCGGGGAATCGTTTGGATACCGGGTCGATGGATATATGACCCGCAGCCTTTTACAGCCTGACCAACGTGCACAGTTATTTATTGGCTATTATGAAGCCGCACCGGCGTGTTGCGGTCTGGTGTTTTATGATGAGCAAGGATATGCAGGGCTGCACATGATTGGTACCTTGCCGGCTTTCCGGGGAAAAGGCCTGGCTGCAGCCATCACGATTCATTTATTGCAACAGTGTCAAAAAGACCAGCGGCTGCAGGTAGTATTGCATGCTTCTGCTGCCGGTGAGCCTATCTATACCCGCCTTGGTTTTAAGCCGGAAAAAGAAGTGATTACCTGGCATCAGGCATCCTGA
- a CDS encoding SusC/RagA family TonB-linked outer membrane protein, with protein MQLKQLHRIVCLLAYTILLTLPCRLWAQSKTITGVVTEDQGGPAIGVSIAVKQSKSGTVTDATGKFTLQVAPGATLLISGMNYEPATIVVDSRNHYTVLLKQKASNLNDVVIVGYGTRKKSDLTGAVSTVKSESLQERPGASLNQELSGRVTGVNVSSNSGRPGGRANIRIRGVSSINVANDPLYVIDGVILNAAGLQNGSTPIDYLNPNDIASIEVLKDASSTAIYGARGANGVILVTTKRGTPGGGRVTYDVDFSMGTLPRKLELLNAKEFLQVEDIAYRNALKFDTAGWNSGKKYVDPKTKRTNPLLFDAQGNPLYDTDWQKEATRKAFTQNHQLAFTNGNEKGSYGAFLNYRNENGIIKGSWQKRYAARFVFDTQIKNWLKVGGTLGYTDQNEKQIDQLGGAGIVTMRQVLEALPIIPVKFPDGSWGGNDDYPGMEGGANPLQLIEERLYYLRTQTTLGNFYTNIKLADGLELRTTVGANIINQRQDYYGGRDLNYISRTQLGVAEIKNNRYNSWQFENYLTYNKRFAKIHSLNALLGLSWQHIDQFDNSSSTQGFNDDYFGFNNMGAGANPQAPASRGSAYGLNSYFSRLNYGLKDKYLFTVTGRMDGSSKFGKANQYAFFPSAALAWRVSQEEFMKSIAAISNLKVRVSYGATGNSEIAAYQALAGMSNYDVIFGGQRNIGIGIGRMPNEALKWEKNRQFDAGIELGLFNDRIGLELDLYHKKTVDMLLQAPLPASSGYTSITQNIGSMENKGIEFSVNTTNIKTRHFTWNTLFNISVNKNKVLSLTGGSDIYSGATVIRVGEPVGSFFGRVNLGTWSEAEKALANAYKDEPGDTKYLDLNNDKIINDNDRTIIGKGIPDGYGTFQNTFQYKNWTLTIDLQYMYGNDILDRSIHSLEDRQGIANSYKTVLNAWTPTNQQSPIAQIRPVSAGYTTNNDSHKITDGSFIRGRNLMLAYVFPSATTARLKLNKLRVYGGVQNFFVATKYKGYDPEVSNSGSPFDQGLALYDYPKPRVFMLGINVGL; from the coding sequence ATGCAATTAAAACAATTACATAGGATAGTATGCCTATTGGCGTATACTATCCTGCTGACGCTGCCGTGCCGGTTGTGGGCTCAGTCTAAAACAATCACTGGTGTGGTCACGGAAGACCAGGGTGGGCCGGCGATTGGTGTTTCCATCGCCGTCAAACAAAGTAAGTCCGGCACCGTAACAGATGCTACCGGGAAATTTACGCTGCAGGTAGCACCCGGAGCCACGCTCCTTATTTCCGGCATGAATTACGAACCGGCAACAATCGTGGTAGACAGCAGGAATCATTATACCGTATTATTAAAACAAAAGGCTTCCAACCTGAATGATGTGGTGATTGTCGGATATGGTACCCGCAAAAAATCAGATCTCACAGGTGCGGTCAGCACCGTGAAAAGTGAGTCGTTGCAGGAACGTCCGGGTGCTTCCCTGAATCAGGAATTATCGGGCCGTGTTACCGGGGTAAATGTTTCTTCCAACTCCGGTCGTCCCGGCGGGCGTGCCAATATCCGTATCCGTGGTGTCAGCTCTATCAACGTAGCCAATGACCCGCTGTACGTGATTGATGGCGTGATCCTGAATGCGGCCGGATTACAGAATGGAAGTACACCGATAGATTATCTCAACCCCAATGATATTGCTTCCATTGAAGTGCTGAAAGATGCATCTTCTACGGCTATATATGGCGCCAGAGGGGCCAATGGCGTTATACTGGTGACCACTAAGCGAGGCACGCCCGGTGGCGGCCGTGTAACATACGACGTGGATTTCAGTATGGGTACCCTGCCGCGTAAGCTGGAATTATTGAATGCAAAAGAATTTTTGCAGGTAGAAGATATCGCTTACAGGAATGCCCTGAAATTTGATACCGCCGGATGGAACAGTGGTAAAAAATATGTAGATCCCAAAACGAAGCGAACGAATCCGCTGTTGTTTGATGCACAGGGTAATCCCTTATATGATACAGACTGGCAAAAGGAAGCGACCCGCAAAGCCTTCACCCAGAATCACCAGCTGGCGTTTACCAATGGGAATGAAAAGGGGAGTTATGGTGCTTTCCTGAACTATCGGAATGAAAATGGTATTATCAAAGGCTCCTGGCAAAAACGTTATGCGGCGCGTTTTGTATTCGATACTCAAATCAAAAACTGGCTGAAAGTAGGCGGTACACTGGGTTACACCGATCAGAATGAAAAACAGATCGATCAGCTGGGTGGCGCTGGTATCGTTACGATGCGGCAGGTATTGGAAGCATTACCGATTATTCCGGTAAAATTTCCGGATGGTTCCTGGGGTGGTAACGATGACTATCCGGGAATGGAAGGTGGCGCCAATCCGTTGCAACTCATAGAAGAACGGTTGTATTACCTCCGTACACAAACCACGTTGGGTAACTTCTACACCAATATCAAACTGGCTGATGGCCTCGAACTGCGCACAACAGTAGGCGCCAATATTATTAATCAGCGGCAGGACTATTACGGCGGGCGCGATCTGAACTATATTTCCCGCACCCAGCTAGGTGTGGCAGAAATCAAAAACAACCGCTATAATTCCTGGCAGTTTGAAAACTACCTGACCTATAATAAACGCTTCGCGAAAATACATTCCCTGAATGCCTTACTGGGGCTGTCCTGGCAGCATATCGACCAGTTCGACAACAGCTCGTCTACACAGGGCTTTAATGATGATTATTTCGGTTTTAATAATATGGGCGCCGGCGCGAATCCGCAGGCACCTGCTTCCCGCGGCAGTGCATACGGACTGAACTCTTATTTCTCGCGCCTGAACTATGGCCTGAAAGATAAGTACCTCTTCACGGTAACGGGCCGTATGGATGGTTCTTCCAAATTCGGGAAAGCTAACCAGTACGCTTTTTTCCCTTCTGCAGCACTGGCATGGCGCGTTTCTCAGGAAGAATTTATGAAATCGATTGCCGCTATATCCAACCTGAAAGTGCGGGTGAGTTACGGTGCGACGGGTAACTCTGAAATTGCCGCCTATCAGGCGCTGGCAGGTATGAGCAATTATGATGTCATCTTCGGTGGCCAGCGCAACATCGGTATCGGTATTGGCCGCATGCCCAATGAAGCGCTGAAGTGGGAGAAAAACAGGCAGTTTGATGCCGGTATCGAACTGGGATTGTTCAACGACCGGATTGGTCTGGAACTGGACCTGTATCATAAGAAAACAGTAGATATGCTGTTGCAGGCGCCATTACCCGCCAGTAGCGGTTATACCAGCATCACCCAGAATATTGGCAGCATGGAAAACAAAGGCATTGAGTTTTCCGTGAATACCACCAATATCAAAACCCGCCACTTCACCTGGAATACGCTATTCAACATCTCTGTCAACAAAAACAAAGTGTTGTCTTTAACCGGTGGCAGCGATATTTATTCCGGCGCCACCGTTATCCGCGTGGGAGAACCGGTAGGTTCCTTTTTCGGCCGGGTTAACCTCGGCACCTGGAGCGAGGCAGAAAAAGCACTGGCCAACGCTTATAAAGATGAACCCGGCGATACAAAATACCTCGACCTGAACAATGATAAAATCATCAATGACAACGACAGAACGATTATTGGTAAAGGTATTCCCGATGGCTATGGTACTTTCCAGAATACCTTCCAGTATAAAAACTGGACACTAACCATCGACCTGCAGTACATGTATGGCAATGATATCCTGGATCGCAGTATTCACTCCCTGGAAGACAGACAAGGCATCGCCAACAGCTACAAAACCGTGCTGAACGCCTGGACGCCCACCAATCAGCAGTCGCCGATTGCACAGATCCGTCCGGTGTCTGCGGGGTATACTACCAACAACGACAGCCACAAAATCACCGATGGATCGTTTATCCGTGGCCGTAACCTGATGCTGGCCTATGTATTCCCCTCCGCTACCACGGCGCGCCTGAAGCTCAATAAACTCCGGGTGTACGGCGGCGTACAGAACTTTTTTGTCGCCACCAAATACAAAGGATATGACCCCGAAGTATCCAACTCCGGCTCGCCATTCGATCAGGGGCTGGCATTGTATGATTATCCCAAACCCCGCGTATTCATGCTGGGCATCAACGTTGGTTTGTAA
- a CDS encoding RagB/SusD family nutrient uptake outer membrane protein produces the protein MKTRIHKYIGPVVLAGTLLLTGCSKFLQESDPSNFTIDTYFTKPEHARSAVNSIYASMRDPMESGFNGAAWTMREFATGLANTDLGQAVNSYFVKDLINTSDNDYGNTYWTSYYRGIANANLAIEKIPGINMEEKERRRLLGEARFMRAWYYFQLVRMFGPIPLILKPVTLDSPDLRPSQASVEAVYAAIVADLQEAENAGLGWIDLSGKASLGAVKSLLASVYITMAGYPLQKGAPYYSLAAKKAEEVIDSKQYRLFKTYADLHNPAKKNLEENIFMIQFRTQIIPSNWQVAIIPYNKNISAYASETGGIYATPEFVQSFEANDLRVKEKEFFYTSYTLETDRTKVVELGGYYIYKHFDEAANSSTGNSDLNWPLIRYADILLLFAEASNEVNGPTAKAYDAVNEIRRRATLPELSGLGKTQLQEAIWRERWFELCYENVTWYDMARLRKAFNVKTRQFENYVGHKFTYGPVVGERELLFPIPTLELKNNPNLKQNKGY, from the coding sequence ATGAAAACAAGAATCCATAAATATATAGGGCCGGTAGTACTGGCAGGTACATTATTATTAACGGGATGTTCCAAATTTCTACAGGAATCGGACCCTAGTAATTTTACCATAGATACTTACTTCACCAAACCGGAACATGCCCGGAGTGCGGTCAACAGTATATACGCATCGATGCGTGATCCGATGGAAAGTGGCTTCAACGGCGCCGCCTGGACGATGCGCGAGTTCGCCACCGGCCTGGCCAATACCGATCTGGGACAGGCGGTAAACAGCTACTTTGTCAAAGACCTGATCAATACGTCTGATAACGATTACGGCAATACGTACTGGACCAGTTACTACCGTGGTATCGCCAACGCCAACCTGGCCATCGAAAAAATTCCCGGCATCAATATGGAGGAAAAAGAACGCCGCCGGTTATTGGGTGAAGCGCGTTTTATGCGGGCCTGGTACTACTTCCAGCTGGTGAGAATGTTTGGCCCCATACCGCTGATCCTGAAACCGGTAACCCTGGATTCACCGGATCTGCGCCCGTCGCAGGCTTCCGTGGAAGCCGTATATGCCGCTATCGTAGCAGATTTGCAGGAAGCAGAAAATGCGGGTCTCGGATGGATAGATCTTTCCGGAAAAGCAAGCCTCGGTGCGGTAAAATCTTTGCTGGCCAGCGTATACATTACCATGGCCGGATACCCGCTGCAGAAAGGCGCGCCTTACTACAGCCTGGCTGCTAAGAAGGCAGAAGAGGTGATCGACTCCAAACAGTACCGGTTGTTCAAAACCTATGCTGATCTGCATAATCCGGCAAAGAAAAATCTGGAAGAAAATATTTTCATGATTCAGTTCCGGACCCAGATCATTCCTTCCAACTGGCAGGTGGCGATCATTCCCTACAACAAAAACATCTCTGCCTATGCCAGTGAAACAGGTGGTATTTATGCCACACCGGAGTTTGTACAATCATTTGAAGCCAATGATCTCCGTGTGAAGGAAAAAGAGTTTTTCTACACCTCCTATACCTTGGAAACTGATCGTACCAAAGTGGTAGAACTAGGCGGCTACTACATCTATAAACATTTCGATGAAGCCGCGAATTCGTCTACCGGCAACAGTGACCTCAACTGGCCGCTGATTCGCTATGCAGATATATTGCTGTTGTTCGCGGAAGCGTCTAACGAAGTAAACGGACCTACTGCCAAAGCCTATGATGCGGTCAATGAAATCAGGCGGCGGGCAACATTGCCGGAGCTGTCGGGCCTGGGTAAAACGCAGCTGCAGGAGGCCATCTGGCGCGAGCGTTGGTTTGAACTGTGCTACGAGAATGTCACCTGGTACGATATGGCACGTTTGCGTAAAGCGTTTAATGTAAAAACCAGGCAGTTTGAAAACTATGTAGGACATAAATTTACCTATGGACCTGTAGTGGGAGAAAGAGAACTGTTGTTCCCGATTCCTACGCTGGAATTGAAAAATAATCCCAACCTTAAACAAAACAAGGGGTACTAA
- a CDS encoding class I SAM-dependent methyltransferase, with protein MKQNKYDDPDFFQRYSQMPRSVDGLHAAGEWSVFRSLLPVLADKNVLDLGCGFGWHCRYAREQGARYVVGVDLSANMLARARSTTNDPAIEYRQTAIEDIDFAPGSFDVVISSLALHYVEQLETVYRKVYDCLTPGGAFVFSAEHPVFTAIATQDWYYDAAGNRLHWPVDHYQAEGIRQTHFLDNAVVKYHRTLATHINALVAAGFRITGAAEPKPSDEVLAAYPEMKDEVRRPIFLLLAAVKPGSK; from the coding sequence ATGAAACAGAACAAGTATGATGATCCGGATTTTTTCCAGCGCTACAGCCAGATGCCACGTTCGGTGGATGGCCTCCATGCGGCAGGGGAGTGGTCCGTATTTCGTTCGTTGCTGCCGGTGCTGGCAGATAAAAATGTGCTGGATCTGGGCTGTGGTTTTGGCTGGCATTGCCGCTATGCGCGGGAGCAGGGCGCCCGTTATGTAGTGGGAGTAGACTTGTCCGCGAATATGCTGGCACGCGCCCGCAGCACCACAAATGATCCGGCTATCGAATATCGGCAAACGGCGATAGAAGATATTGACTTCGCGCCGGGATCATTTGATGTGGTGATCAGTTCTCTCGCGCTGCATTATGTAGAACAGCTGGAAACAGTATACCGGAAGGTGTATGATTGCCTGACGCCGGGCGGCGCTTTTGTGTTCTCTGCCGAACATCCTGTTTTTACGGCCATCGCCACGCAGGACTGGTACTATGATGCCGCCGGCAACCGGCTGCACTGGCCGGTAGATCACTATCAGGCAGAGGGTATACGGCAAACGCACTTCCTGGATAATGCGGTGGTGAAGTACCACCGTACGCTGGCCACCCATATCAATGCGTTGGTGGCCGCCGGTTTCCGGATTACAGGGGCGGCAGAGCCGAAGCCTTCCGACGAAGTACTGGCAGCTTATCCGGAAATGAAAGATGAAGTGCGGCGACCTATTTTTCTGTTGCTGGCAGCAGTAAAACCGGGAAGTAAATAA